From Acomys russatus chromosome 2, mAcoRus1.1, whole genome shotgun sequence, one genomic window encodes:
- the Ccdc107 gene encoding coiled-coil domain-containing protein 107, with amino-acid sequence MAGASPAPSVLGLLLVSALFGVLGERPSSDLGAHPERRSQVVPGATESRRQPPPKDQRERAQAGSLHLGALYTAAAVAFVLYKCLQGPDEAAVLQEEKNKKKSSQSEQQLALLTQQLAQTEQHLNNLMTQLDPLFERVTTLVGTQRELLNTKLKTIHQLLQECKPGAGVEVPEPETSMPFPEDQREAGNTEAWEEPVNWSPETWSPAPSWELEQGLRRRGHKTGTKGQAVKECH; translated from the exons ATGGCGGGCGCGAGTCCCGCGCCGAGCGTGCTGGGGCTACTGCTCGTGTCTGCGCTGTTTGGAGTCCTCGGGGAGCGTCCCAGCTCCGATCTAGGGGCACATCCAG AACGCCGCTCCCAGGTTGTTCCCGGGGCCACCGAATCTCGGCGGCAGCCGCCACCCAAGGACCAGCGCGAGCGGGCCCAGGCCGGATCGCTGCATTTGGGTGCGCTTTACACCGCGGCCGCCGTGGCTTTTGTGCTGTACAAGTGTTTGCAG GGCCCAGATGAGGCTGCTGTTctccaagaggaaaaaaacaagaagaaatccTCACAGTCAG AACAACAGCTGGCGCTGCTGACACAACAGCTGGCCCAGACAGAACAGCACCTGAACAATCTGATGACCCAGCTGGATCCTCTTTTTGAGCG GGTGACTACTCTGGTTGGAACCCAGCGGGAACTCCTAAACACGAAGCTAAAGACCATCCACCAGCTTCTGCAAGAGTGCAAGCCTGGCGCGGGTGTGGAAGTTCCGGAACCAG AGACCAGCATGCCCTTTCCTGAGGACCAACGAGAAGCTGGAAACACTGAGGCCTGGGAGGAGCCCGTAAACTGGAGCCCAGAGACATGGAGCCCAGCTCCCTCCTGGGAGCTGGAGCAGGGGCTGAGGCGAAGAGGGCACAAGACTGGGACAAAGGGTCAAGCAGTGAAGGAGTGCCACTGA